TTGATATCATGATTCGACAGCCTGAATTTACGTCCGTGTGCCCGATGACGGGATTGCCTGATTTTGGAAGTATCATTATTAAATACCGGCCGAATCAGAAAATTGTCGAATTGAAGTCGCTGAAGTATTACCTGCTTCAATATCGTAACGTCGGGATATTTTATGAACATGTGGTCAATCATATATTGGAGAATCTGGCTGAGGCCGTAAAGCCCAAGTATATGCAGGTGGTAGGCGATTTTACCGCACGAGGCGGCATAACAACACAGGTTACGGCCGAGTATGAGGAAAGAGATGAATAATAG
This DNA window, taken from Desulfobacterales bacterium, encodes the following:
- the queF gene encoding preQ(1) synthase; translation: MLENSDRPVNDMIKTIETINAGVLDVIDYQYRGLRDIDIMIRQPEFTSVCPMTGLPDFGSIIIKYRPNQKIVELKSLKYYLLQYRNVGIFYEHVVNHILENLAEAVKPKYMQVVGDFTARGGITTQVTAEYEERDE